From the Oceanicaulis alexandrii DSM 11625 genome, one window contains:
- a CDS encoding TadE/TadG family type IV pilus assembly protein produces MQALLSFLSGWSSDRRGNVAIIMALCSGVLVTAVGGALDFSRSATVSSELQSALDSGALAAASLTQDRAPADVVRAYVEAALEDHPQLLASLQLDVNADISLNSRIVTATASVSMPTTILGLVGINSLTLEHFSEAIEQVRDVEISLVLDVSGSMGGSKINALIDAANEFVEIVLAADAAERTSISVIPYNGGVRTPSDVNDDLIDGRNNERRRSGCVDMGTDYPIEMELPYRQMAYTEYNGDIQWNNNHSSFCPRSNMESEFLSQNEGRLRGLINSLRASGNTGLDVATMWGARALDPSWRGQLGGSFSDRPASYADRDTIKILVVMTDGEATAQYRTEEYTYYDWRGRRRTGTRSYEIYSARQARENMAEACDVAEENGVQIYTIAFQLSGDTNRDLMRNCANKPQNYYQVENLDIAEAFSSIAADINRLRLTR; encoded by the coding sequence ATGCAGGCGCTCCTGAGTTTTCTTTCTGGCTGGTCTTCGGACCGCCGCGGCAATGTGGCCATCATCATGGCGCTGTGCTCGGGCGTTCTTGTGACGGCAGTGGGCGGCGCGCTCGATTTTTCACGTAGCGCCACGGTCAGCTCTGAACTGCAAAGCGCTTTGGATTCCGGCGCCTTGGCGGCGGCGTCCCTGACCCAGGATCGCGCCCCTGCTGATGTGGTGCGCGCCTATGTGGAAGCCGCGCTGGAAGATCATCCGCAATTGCTGGCGAGCCTTCAGCTGGATGTGAACGCGGACATCTCGCTCAATTCACGCATCGTGACCGCGACCGCCAGCGTTTCCATGCCGACCACCATACTGGGCCTGGTCGGCATCAACTCTCTCACTCTGGAACACTTCTCCGAAGCCATCGAACAGGTGCGCGATGTGGAGATTTCCCTGGTGCTCGACGTGTCGGGCTCCATGGGCGGCAGCAAGATCAATGCGCTGATCGATGCGGCGAACGAGTTTGTGGAAATTGTGCTGGCGGCAGATGCGGCGGAACGCACGTCGATCTCTGTCATCCCCTATAATGGCGGCGTGCGGACGCCGAGCGATGTGAATGACGATCTGATTGACGGGCGCAATAATGAGCGACGCCGGTCAGGCTGTGTCGATATGGGAACAGATTATCCGATCGAGATGGAGCTGCCTTACCGGCAGATGGCGTACACGGAGTACAATGGCGATATCCAGTGGAACAATAATCACTCGTCGTTCTGCCCGCGCAGCAATATGGAATCTGAATTCCTCTCCCAGAATGAGGGGCGTTTGCGCGGCCTGATCAACTCCCTGCGCGCCAGCGGCAATACCGGTCTCGACGTGGCGACAATGTGGGGCGCTCGGGCGCTGGACCCGTCCTGGCGCGGGCAACTGGGCGGTAGTTTCTCCGATCGTCCAGCCTCCTATGCGGATCGTGATACGATCAAGATCCTCGTCGTGATGACCGACGGTGAGGCCACGGCGCAATACCGGACCGAAGAGTATACCTATTACGACTGGCGGGGCCGTCGCCGGACCGGCACGCGCAGTTATGAGATTTATTCGGCGCGTCAGGCGCGTGAGAACATGGCCGAGGCTTGTGACGTCGCCGAAGAGAACGGCGTGCAGATCTACACCATCGCGTTCCAACTGAGCGGCGACACCAATCGCGATCTGATGCGCAACTGCGCCAACAAGCCCCAGAACTATTATCAGGTGGAAAATCTCGACATCGCCGAGGCGTTTTCCTCCATCGCCGCCGACATCAATCGCCTGCGCCTGACCCGTTAA
- a CDS encoding AbgT family transporter: MADSQPQTPEAPKRNAFTRFLDAVEWLGNLLPHPVTLFALLAAGIVLLSGVFGWMGVAVEDPRPAGSRGVAEDGMIRAVSLMNGDGVRRIFTSLTENFTSFAPLGVVLVAMLGVGVAEKSGLLSAAVRAMVLGAPRHVVTVAVVFAGIVSNTASEVGYVVLIPLAGAIFYALGRHPLAGMAAAFAGVSGGYSANLLIGTVDPLLAGITEEAAQLVDPAYTVNATANWFFMIASTFLITIVGSLVSIFVVEPKLGAYNPERADPTILNKSMMEPLAKPERKGLGAAGLAFLAVLAVMAYTLLPDVRFPAWMPLLAGGSVPETLPGWGVLRDPDTGSVMRSPFFSGFVVWILIFFIAVGYAYGRVAGTMKTDRDIIDAMAAALASLGLYIVLVFFAAQFVAFFGWTNLGAITAVTGANFLQETGMTGPALFFFFILMCAVINLSLGSASAQWAVTAPIFVPMLMLIGYSPEVIQAAYRIGDSSTNIITPMMSYFGLILAWATRYDKNLGVGTLIAMMLPYSIFFLLTWSGFFFTWAFVLDLPVGPGSPTLYPAQ; this comes from the coding sequence ATGGCGGATTCGCAGCCTCAAACCCCTGAAGCGCCCAAGCGCAACGCGTTCACACGCTTCCTTGATGCTGTGGAATGGCTGGGCAATCTGTTGCCGCACCCGGTGACCCTGTTCGCCTTGCTGGCGGCGGGCATCGTCCTTCTCTCGGGCGTGTTCGGCTGGATGGGCGTGGCGGTCGAGGATCCACGTCCTGCAGGGTCTCGAGGCGTCGCCGAGGACGGCATGATCCGGGCGGTCAGCCTGATGAATGGCGATGGTGTCCGGCGTATTTTCACCAGCCTGACCGAGAACTTCACCAGCTTCGCTCCGCTTGGCGTGGTGCTGGTGGCGATGCTGGGCGTTGGCGTCGCGGAAAAGTCCGGCCTTCTGTCCGCCGCCGTGCGCGCCATGGTGCTGGGCGCGCCGCGCCATGTGGTGACAGTGGCGGTTGTGTTCGCCGGCATCGTTTCAAACACCGCTTCCGAAGTGGGGTATGTGGTGCTGATCCCGCTGGCTGGCGCGATCTTCTACGCGCTGGGGCGTCACCCGCTGGCGGGCATGGCGGCGGCGTTCGCCGGGGTGTCAGGGGGCTATAGCGCGAACCTGCTTATCGGGACGGTCGATCCGCTCCTGGCGGGCATTACCGAAGAAGCCGCGCAACTGGTTGACCCGGCCTATACGGTGAATGCGACGGCGAACTGGTTTTTCATGATCGCGTCCACCTTCCTGATCACGATTGTAGGCTCGCTGGTGTCGATCTTCGTCGTCGAGCCCAAGCTCGGCGCTTATAATCCCGAGCGTGCCGATCCGACGATCCTGAACAAGTCCATGATGGAGCCTCTGGCCAAGCCGGAGAGAAAAGGGCTCGGCGCTGCGGGGCTCGCCTTCCTGGCCGTACTGGCGGTCATGGCCTACACGCTGCTGCCCGATGTACGCTTTCCCGCCTGGATGCCCTTGCTAGCCGGCGGATCAGTCCCGGAGACTCTGCCCGGTTGGGGGGTGTTGCGCGACCCCGACACCGGCAGCGTCATGCGGTCGCCGTTCTTTTCCGGCTTCGTCGTCTGGATCCTGATCTTCTTCATCGCCGTGGGCTACGCCTATGGCCGTGTCGCAGGCACCATGAAGACCGATCGCGACATCATCGACGCCATGGCCGCGGCGTTGGCGTCCTTGGGGCTCTACATCGTCCTGGTGTTCTTTGCGGCCCAGTTCGTGGCCTTTTTCGGCTGGACCAATCTGGGCGCCATCACCGCGGTGACGGGCGCAAACTTCCTGCAAGAGACCGGCATGACCGGGCCGGCCCTGTTCTTCTTCTTCATTCTGATGTGTGCGGTGATCAATCTGTCTCTGGGCTCGGCTTCGGCCCAATGGGCGGTGACGGCGCCCATTTTCGTGCCCATGCTGATGCTGATCGGATATTCGCCGGAGGTGATCCAGGCGGCCTACCGGATCGGGGACAGCTCCACGAACATCATCACGCCCATGATGAGCTATTTCGGCCTCATCCTGGCCTGGGCCACGCGCTATGACAAAAATCTGGGCGTTGGCACGTTGATCGCGATGATGCTGCCCTATTCGATCTTCTTCTTGCTGACCTGGTCGGGTTTCTTCTTCACCTGGGCCTTCGTGCTGGACCTGCCGGTCGGCCCGGGTTCGCCAACGCTGTATCCGGCGCAGTAA
- a CDS encoding M28 family metallopeptidase, with protein sequence MLRYLITSSLAALALTACSQPANAPATDEQSEAAPAETQASSAYPAHQASDAAITEADFAYRISALADDRFEGRGPASEHGEQAATWIAEEMDAVGLEPAGTDGWFQPVPLIESTLDESASSFDITVDGEAMGLQTNVDVVFWSQNPEEQVSLDASELVFVGYGVVAPEYGWNDYEGVDVTGKTVVILINDPGFADPDAGWFNGSAMTYYGRWTYKYEEAARQGAEGAIIVHQTAPAAYPWGTVQSSWTGPQFTLASSAGQERADVQAWITEDKAVELFSALDLDFAELSDAAVSPDFTPVDMGRATMSASLTNSLRTLTSNNVAGQVEGSERPDEYVLFMAHWDHIGVRLNFSGDDQIYNGAIDNATGVTAMLELAEAYAKSDTPPERSVIFVAVTAEEQGLLGSEYYAQNPLVPLDQTVGGFNFDGILPIGRTEDIVVIGYGASELEDLLRTEAEADGMYLSPDPNPEAGYFYRSDHVTLARRGVPMLYADSGSVAEEGGAEYGAQIEAAYRLQAYHKPADEFDPNWDMGGFVQSTELVYRVSRRLTDSEDWPNWYEDNEFRAIRDAMMDE encoded by the coding sequence ATGTTACGTTACTTAATAACGTCGAGCTTGGCCGCGCTGGCGCTGACCGCCTGCAGCCAGCCCGCCAACGCGCCGGCAACAGATGAGCAAAGCGAAGCCGCGCCCGCTGAAACGCAAGCCAGCAGCGCCTACCCGGCACATCAGGCGAGCGATGCGGCCATCACCGAAGCGGATTTCGCTTATCGGATCAGCGCGCTCGCCGATGACCGGTTTGAAGGGCGCGGCCCGGCGTCCGAACATGGCGAGCAGGCGGCGACCTGGATCGCCGAGGAAATGGACGCCGTCGGCCTTGAACCCGCAGGTACGGACGGCTGGTTCCAGCCTGTCCCGCTGATTGAATCCACCCTGGATGAAAGCGCGTCGAGCTTTGACATCACTGTGGATGGCGAGGCCATGGGGCTTCAGACCAATGTGGACGTGGTGTTCTGGTCCCAGAACCCTGAAGAACAGGTCAGTCTGGACGCGTCCGAGCTGGTGTTCGTGGGCTATGGCGTGGTCGCGCCCGAATATGGCTGGAACGACTATGAAGGCGTGGACGTCACCGGCAAGACGGTGGTCATCCTGATCAACGATCCGGGCTTCGCCGATCCGGACGCCGGCTGGTTCAACGGCTCGGCCATGACCTATTATGGCCGCTGGACGTATAAATACGAGGAAGCCGCCCGCCAGGGCGCCGAAGGCGCGATCATCGTCCACCAGACCGCCCCGGCCGCCTATCCCTGGGGCACCGTGCAATCAAGCTGGACCGGGCCGCAGTTCACCCTGGCCTCCTCCGCCGGTCAGGAACGCGCCGACGTTCAGGCCTGGATCACCGAGGACAAGGCCGTCGAGCTGTTCTCAGCGCTCGATCTCGATTTTGCGGAGCTCAGCGACGCCGCTGTCAGCCCGGATTTCACGCCGGTGGATATGGGCCGGGCGACGATGAGCGCCTCGCTCACGAACTCCCTGCGCACCCTGACCTCCAATAATGTGGCCGGGCAGGTCGAGGGATCCGAACGTCCGGACGAATACGTGCTGTTCATGGCCCATTGGGACCATATCGGCGTGCGCCTGAACTTCTCCGGCGACGACCAGATCTATAACGGCGCCATCGACAACGCCACCGGCGTCACCGCCATGCTGGAACTGGCGGAAGCCTACGCCAAATCGGACACGCCGCCTGAGCGGTCCGTGATCTTTGTCGCGGTCACCGCTGAGGAGCAGGGCCTTCTGGGATCGGAATACTACGCCCAGAACCCGCTGGTCCCGCTGGATCAGACCGTGGGCGGTTTCAACTTTGACGGCATCCTGCCGATCGGCCGTACGGAAGACATCGTGGTGATCGGTTATGGCGCGTCCGAACTTGAAGACCTGCTGCGCACAGAAGCGGAAGCGGACGGCATGTATCTCAGCCCCGATCCGAACCCGGAAGCGGGCTATTTCTACCGTTCCGACCATGTCACGCTCGCCCGTCGCGGCGTGCCGATGCTGTATGCGGATTCCGGCTCTGTCGCTGAAGAAGGCGGCGCCGAATATGGCGCACAGATCGAAGCGGCGTACCGCCTGCAGGCCTATCACAAGCCGGCTGACGAGTTTGATCCCAACTGGGATATGGGCGGTTTCGTGCAATCCACCGAGCTGGTCTACCGCGTCTCGCGCCGCCTCACGGACTCTGAGGACTGGCCGAACTGGTATGAGGACAACGAGTTCCGCGCCATCCGCGATGCGATGATGGATGAGTAG
- a CDS encoding bile acid:sodium symporter family protein yields the protein MDIAALDAVQIELAPGSQVILPMLLAVLMFAVALNVHVADFAMVKQRPVRFLGAAAAQILGLPLATLGLLYVLNPPPSIALGMIVVACCPGGNVSNFFTHLSRGDTALSVSLTATSSLAAALLTPISILFWTSLYAPADALVDAIEVSPIPFVLQMTVLLAVPLAVGMGIAHRYPRLAHWLRPVFLAAGLFGLAVMVVGGVASNWALFTATAGTVLVIAMIHNAVAFGVGTLSARALQYDVAGRRSVTFEVGIQNTGLGLVILLGQFEGVGGAAAITALWAVWHLFSGGMLAGFYRGLDAVRAQKSARTAP from the coding sequence ATGGACATAGCTGCGTTAGACGCCGTGCAGATTGAGCTGGCGCCCGGATCGCAAGTGATCTTGCCGATGCTGCTGGCCGTTTTGATGTTCGCGGTTGCGCTGAACGTGCATGTGGCGGACTTCGCCATGGTCAAACAGCGCCCCGTCAGGTTTCTGGGCGCCGCGGCGGCGCAAATTCTGGGGTTGCCGCTCGCGACGCTTGGACTTCTCTATGTATTGAACCCGCCCCCCTCCATCGCGCTTGGGATGATCGTGGTGGCGTGTTGCCCGGGCGGCAATGTCTCCAATTTCTTCACCCATCTGTCGCGGGGCGACACCGCGCTTTCAGTCTCGCTGACGGCGACCTCCAGCCTCGCCGCCGCGCTTCTGACGCCGATCTCGATCCTGTTTTGGACCTCGCTTTACGCGCCCGCTGACGCGCTGGTGGATGCGATCGAGGTGTCGCCTATTCCCTTCGTGCTGCAGATGACTGTGTTGCTGGCCGTGCCCCTGGCGGTTGGGATGGGCATTGCGCACCGCTATCCGCGTCTGGCTCACTGGCTGCGCCCGGTCTTTCTGGCTGCAGGCCTGTTCGGGCTGGCGGTGATGGTTGTGGGCGGGGTCGCCTCCAACTGGGCTTTGTTCACCGCGACGGCGGGAACCGTGCTGGTGATCGCGATGATCCACAACGCCGTCGCGTTCGGCGTCGGGACGCTGTCGGCGCGCGCTCTGCAGTATGACGTGGCGGGACGTCGCTCGGTGACCTTCGAAGTGGGTATCCAGAACACCGGGCTCGGCCTTGTGATCCTGCTCGGCCAGTTTGAAGGCGTGGGCGGGGCGGCGGCCATCACCGCGCTCTGGGCGGTCTGGCATTTGTTCAGCGGCGGCATGCTCGCCGGGTTTTATCGCGGGCTCGATGCGGTCCGCGCACAGAAGAGCGCCCGAACGGCGCCTTGA
- a CDS encoding N-acyl-D-amino-acid deacylase family protein has product MATYDLKITGGMIHEGEGGSPYIGDVGIKAGRIVAVGEAPGDADEVIDAQGCIITPGFIDVHTHYDGQATWDDRMEPSIKHGVTTAVMGNCGVGFAPVRESDHERLIKLMEGVEDIPGTALAEGLSWDWESFPDYLDALEKTPRTLDVAAMVGHDPLRVYVMDQRASFDQQANDEEIAKMRDLVSEALDAGAIGFATGRSDLHRTADGDWTPASEATTKELTGIASAFKGRDHGVIQAVSDFDLERDQSRFEEEWKVVEEYVRAAGGRPFSMSLMQRDFAPDQWRKILKGLEALDEEGYTVRAQVAPRAIGVFLGLQCTFHPFMGFPAYKEIADLPLDERVAVMKTDAFRKKILSQKSDKLAGPGSSIPPIADLLIENMEMVAGKLFTLSENPDYEQPPENAIGAKAEARGVSVWEELFDTVIARDGRELIYLPIYNYTELSYDNVLTMMQHPLAIPGLSDGGAHVGTVCDASFPSYLLSYWTRDRTRGPRIAPERAVQMLTGDIADYLGLSDRGRIKPGMKADLNVIDYQKLRLHPPRLVKDLPAGGQRLLQDAEGYRATIVSGEVVVRDDQVTEARPGRLVRAGRQEALAAE; this is encoded by the coding sequence ATGGCGACTTATGATCTGAAAATCACCGGCGGCATGATCCATGAGGGCGAGGGCGGCTCACCTTATATTGGCGATGTCGGGATCAAGGCGGGCCGTATCGTTGCGGTGGGCGAGGCGCCGGGCGACGCCGACGAGGTGATCGACGCCCAGGGCTGCATCATCACGCCGGGCTTTATCGACGTGCACACCCATTATGATGGCCAGGCCACCTGGGACGACCGCATGGAGCCGTCGATCAAGCATGGCGTGACCACCGCCGTCATGGGCAATTGCGGCGTCGGTTTCGCGCCCGTGCGCGAAAGCGACCATGAGCGCCTGATCAAGCTGATGGAGGGGGTGGAGGACATTCCCGGCACTGCGCTCGCCGAAGGGCTGAGCTGGGATTGGGAGAGCTTCCCCGATTATCTCGACGCGCTGGAGAAGACCCCGCGCACCCTCGATGTGGCGGCCATGGTCGGCCATGATCCGCTCAGGGTTTATGTGATGGATCAGCGCGCCAGCTTTGACCAGCAGGCCAATGACGAGGAAATCGCGAAAATGCGCGACCTCGTCTCTGAAGCGCTGGACGCCGGCGCCATCGGCTTCGCCACCGGACGGTCAGATCTGCACCGCACCGCAGATGGCGACTGGACCCCGGCCAGCGAGGCCACCACCAAGGAACTCACCGGCATCGCCAGCGCCTTCAAGGGCCGCGACCATGGCGTCATCCAGGCCGTCTCCGACTTTGACCTTGAGCGCGACCAGTCGCGGTTCGAGGAGGAGTGGAAAGTGGTCGAGGAGTATGTCCGCGCCGCCGGCGGTCGCCCCTTCTCCATGTCCCTGATGCAGCGCGACTTCGCGCCGGATCAATGGCGTAAAATCCTCAAAGGGCTCGAGGCGCTGGATGAAGAAGGCTACACCGTGCGCGCCCAGGTCGCCCCGCGCGCCATCGGCGTCTTCCTCGGGCTGCAATGCACCTTCCATCCCTTCATGGGCTTCCCGGCCTATAAGGAGATCGCCGATCTGCCGCTCGATGAGCGCGTGGCGGTGATGAAGACCGACGCCTTCCGCAAGAAGATCCTCAGCCAGAAATCAGACAAGCTCGCCGGTCCCGGCAGCTCGATCCCGCCCATCGCCGATCTTCTGATCGAAAACATGGAGATGGTGGCGGGCAAGCTCTTCACCCTGTCGGAAAACCCCGATTACGAGCAGCCGCCTGAGAACGCCATCGGCGCCAAGGCCGAAGCGCGCGGCGTGTCGGTGTGGGAGGAGCTGTTCGACACGGTGATCGCCCGCGACGGCCGCGAGCTGATCTATCTGCCGATCTATAACTATACCGAGCTGAGCTATGACAATGTGCTGACCATGATGCAGCACCCGCTCGCCATTCCGGGCCTGTCTGATGGCGGCGCTCATGTGGGCACGGTCTGTGACGCCAGCTTCCCCAGCTATCTGTTGAGCTACTGGACCCGCGACCGGACCCGTGGGCCGCGTATTGCGCCCGAACGCGCGGTGCAGATGCTGACCGGCGACATCGCCGATTATCTGGGCCTGTCAGACCGCGGCCGGATCAAGCCGGGGATGAAGGCCGACCTCAACGTCATCGACTACCAAAAGCTACGCCTGCACCCGCCGCGCCTGGTCAAAGACCTGCCCGCGGGCGGCCAGCGCCTTCTGCAGGACGCTGAAGGCTATCGCGCGACAATTGTCTCCGGTGAAGTCGTTGTGCGGGATGATCAGGTGACGGAGGCTCGGCCCGGGCGTCTGGTCCGCGCCGGGCGACAGGAAGCGCTGGCGGCGGAGTAG
- a CDS encoding SDR family NAD(P)-dependent oxidoreductase, producing the protein MISLENQTLFVTGASRGAGAGIARQIAEAGGKVILGYARNTEAAKAMASELGDQAIGLVQADFSAPDAAEPAWNEAKSLAGGPIHGLVLNHGVFEASNVHDPADIWRQNWARTLQINLQSCADLARCAAQDWVDSAQGGSLVAISSRAAHRGDDADHPAYAASKAGLIAMIKTLARAYSGRGLLAYAISPGWIDTEMAPQAPDDRKAALSEVPYGDMASPDELGRLCAFLLSGACKSATGATFDVNGASYVR; encoded by the coding sequence ATGATCAGCCTTGAGAACCAGACCCTTTTCGTCACCGGCGCCTCCCGCGGCGCCGGCGCCGGCATCGCCCGCCAGATCGCCGAAGCCGGCGGCAAGGTGATCCTGGGCTATGCCCGCAACACCGAAGCCGCCAAGGCCATGGCCAGCGAGCTGGGCGATCAGGCCATCGGTCTGGTGCAGGCCGATTTCTCAGCCCCGGACGCCGCCGAACCCGCCTGGAACGAGGCGAAATCCCTCGCTGGCGGCCCGATCCACGGCCTGGTGCTCAATCACGGCGTTTTTGAAGCGTCCAACGTCCACGACCCCGCCGACATCTGGCGGCAGAACTGGGCGCGCACGCTTCAGATCAATCTGCAAAGTTGCGCCGATCTCGCCCGGTGCGCGGCGCAGGATTGGGTGGACAGCGCGCAGGGCGGATCGCTGGTGGCGATCAGCTCTCGCGCCGCGCATCGTGGCGACGATGCGGACCATCCCGCCTACGCCGCGTCAAAAGCCGGGCTGATCGCGATGATCAAGACGCTGGCGCGCGCCTATTCTGGCCGGGGGCTGCTCGCTTACGCCATCTCGCCAGGCTGGATCGACACGGAAATGGCGCCGCAAGCCCCAGACGACCGCAAGGCCGCCCTCTCAGAAGTCCCCTATGGCGATATGGCGAGCCCGGATGAGCTGGGCCGCCTCTGCGCCTTCCTGCTGTCCGGCGCGTGCAAAAGCGCCACCGGCGCGACCTTTGACGTCAATGGCGCAAGCTATGTGCGTTAG
- a CDS encoding penicillin acylase family protein: protein MKTWIIRIVFAAIALVLITVLGVSAWMVERFHASKPRQSGEVTLSVLDSPAHVVRDANGIAHIFGDSDADVMAALGYVHASERFFQMDMARRYMRGELSALFGEEYLRADAQTRTYGFRRLTEEIVANASADTRAMMQAYISGVNARLAEGSVAPEYAVLRTAPEAWSLEDSAAIVVLLAHDLAAGAGADMDRALLDDILSAEQLAQFTLNFPDWAPTMLKAEDMRARFGEVQTLPLSEPAQPSAQPDNQPGSNAWVVSGERSETGRPLLANDPHLGLSTPAIWYYVRLNLSYGPVIGGTVPGAPFVILGRNAHAAWGFTNTGFDVIDILERDRSAEEITSRTETIQIKGRSDPYELTVEETRDGPVLDPEWFDLRGFDEDAIVVRRSTVTAPGNRVADATLAIMQAQTFDEFVEAGRGWTAPMQNMHFASVDGTIGYTTAGLLPIRDESGEWTGFIPFEELPRVRNPEGGFIASGNNLVAGPDYPYPLPGSYATYRAPRIERELIARDRHTLESFAALQMDVTSEQALRLLPVLLGSEPESQLGAEALARLEAWDGALDMDAPEALIYSAWLRVLSGAIWNDELDTLASAFNQPRRAFLEEVLAGEASAWCDDVRTDAVESCSITAGLALDAAMAETADAFGPDMNSWRWGDMHVADFDHPFDSLPLIGSMFANRVPVPGDGATINVAHFSYDSGSYDVFHAASLRAIYDLSDLNNSLYMFAPGQSGHPLSDHHGDLAPRWAAGEYFEIRDDWAVETAPEGSHVLTLTPQ from the coding sequence ATGAAAACCTGGATCATCCGCATAGTATTCGCAGCGATAGCGCTGGTTCTGATCACCGTTCTGGGCGTCAGCGCCTGGATGGTGGAGCGGTTTCACGCCTCCAAGCCCCGCCAGTCCGGCGAGGTCACGCTTTCCGTGCTGGATTCCCCCGCACACGTTGTGCGCGACGCCAACGGCATCGCCCACATTTTTGGCGACAGCGACGCCGATGTGATGGCGGCGTTGGGCTATGTGCACGCCAGTGAACGCTTTTTCCAGATGGACATGGCCCGGCGCTATATGCGCGGCGAACTCTCCGCCTTGTTTGGCGAGGAGTATCTGCGCGCCGACGCCCAGACCCGCACCTATGGCTTCCGTCGCCTGACCGAAGAGATCGTCGCCAACGCATCCGCAGACACCCGCGCAATGATGCAGGCCTATATCTCCGGCGTGAACGCGCGCCTGGCCGAGGGCTCGGTCGCGCCTGAATACGCTGTGCTTCGCACCGCGCCTGAAGCGTGGAGCCTGGAAGACAGCGCGGCGATTGTCGTGCTGCTGGCCCATGATCTGGCCGCTGGGGCGGGCGCTGACATGGATCGCGCCTTGCTCGACGATATTCTGTCCGCCGAGCAGCTCGCGCAGTTCACCCTGAACTTCCCCGACTGGGCGCCGACCATGCTCAAGGCCGAGGATATGCGCGCCCGCTTCGGCGAGGTGCAGACGCTGCCCCTGAGCGAGCCCGCCCAGCCGAGCGCGCAACCCGACAACCAGCCAGGCTCGAACGCCTGGGTGGTCTCTGGCGAGCGCTCTGAAACCGGACGCCCATTGCTGGCGAACGACCCCCATCTGGGCCTGAGCACCCCGGCGATCTGGTACTATGTGCGGCTGAACCTGTCTTACGGACCGGTCATCGGCGGCACCGTGCCGGGCGCGCCCTTCGTCATTCTGGGGCGCAACGCCCACGCCGCCTGGGGCTTCACCAATACCGGCTTTGACGTGATCGACATTCTCGAACGCGATCGCTCAGCCGAAGAGATCACAAGCCGCACCGAAACCATCCAGATCAAGGGCCGCTCCGACCCTTATGAGCTGACCGTCGAGGAAACCCGCGACGGCCCCGTGCTGGACCCGGAATGGTTTGATCTGCGCGGCTTTGACGAGGACGCCATCGTGGTGCGACGCTCCACTGTGACCGCGCCGGGCAACCGCGTGGCGGACGCCACCCTGGCGATCATGCAGGCGCAGACCTTTGACGAATTTGTCGAAGCGGGCCGCGGCTGGACCGCCCCCATGCAAAACATGCATTTCGCCAGCGTGGACGGCACGATCGGGTACACGACGGCGGGTCTATTGCCGATCCGCGATGAGAGCGGCGAGTGGACGGGCTTTATCCCGTTTGAAGAGCTGCCGCGCGTGCGAAACCCCGAAGGCGGGTTCATCGCATCGGGCAATAATCTGGTGGCGGGGCCAGACTATCCGTATCCGCTGCCGGGCTCGTACGCGACCTATCGTGCGCCGCGGATCGAGCGTGAGCTCATCGCGCGCGACCGTCATACGCTGGAAAGCTTCGCCGCCCTGCAAATGGATGTGACCAGCGAGCAGGCCCTGCGTCTGTTGCCCGTGCTGCTGGGGTCCGAGCCTGAAAGCCAGCTGGGAGCGGAAGCCCTGGCGCGGCTGGAAGCCTGGGACGGCGCGCTGGACATGGATGCGCCAGAAGCGCTGATCTATTCGGCCTGGCTGCGCGTCTTGTCCGGCGCAATCTGGAACGATGAGCTTGATACGCTCGCCTCCGCCTTCAACCAGCCGCGCCGCGCCTTCCTGGAAGAGGTTCTGGCCGGTGAAGCCTCGGCCTGGTGCGATGACGTGCGGACGGATGCGGTGGAGAGCTGCTCCATCACCGCCGGGCTGGCGCTCGACGCCGCCATGGCGGAAACCGCGGACGCCTTCGGGCCTGACATGAACAGCTGGCGCTGGGGCGACATGCATGTGGCCGATTTCGACCACCCGTTTGATTCCCTGCCGCTGATCGGGTCCATGTTCGCCAACCGCGTGCCCGTCCCCGGCGACGGCGCGACGATCAATGTGGCGCATTTCAGCTATGACTCAGGCAGTTATGATGTCTTCCACGCCGCCTCGCTGCGGGCGATCTATGATTTGTCAGACCTCAACAACTCGCTGTACATGTTCGCGCCGGGCCAGTCGGGCCACCCGCTCTCGGACCATCATGGCGACCTCGCCCCGCGTTGGGCGGCGGGCGAGTATTTCGAGATCCGGGATGACTGGGCCGTTGAAACCGCGCCCGAAGGCAGCCATGTGCTGACCCTGACGCCGCAATAG